In bacterium, the DNA window CCCTTTCCACTACCGGGTCTACAAAGGCTTTCTCCACCTTTGAGCGTGCCTTTTAAAATTTCGTCTATAACATTATCGACGTTGCCAGTCACTCCTAATATTGTCTTTATTCCCGCATCAGCAAAAAGTCCTGTTGCTCGCCCACCCATTCCGCCAGCGATAATGTACTCCACTCCTCTCTCCTGTAAAAATTGAGGCAAAAAACCTGGATGGTGTCCTGGATTGTCAATAACTTCTTTTTTGACCAATTTGTCTCCTTCAATTTCTACAATGGTGAAAGAAGGACACCGTCCGAAATGTGGAGATACAAAATTACCATCGGTAGATATCGCTATCTTCATTCTGCTAAACCTCCTTCGGTAACCACAAACCTTACCAGGAAGAGGATACTTAGCTAGCGTCGGTATCCCCTTCCTGTATCTTATTTCTTCTCCTCAGTGGCTGCCTCTTCTAATGTGCTGATGCGTTCATTAATGGACTGGAGTTCTTCCTGCATAGCTTTGGCTTGCTCTTTAAGCATATCCGCCTCTTGCTGGGGATTCATTTCTGAACCATATGGGTTCCCATAAGGTGCTCCATAAGGTGCTCCATAGGGTGCTCCATAATAACTTCCTTCATAAGGAACTCCGTAGAAACCTGCTCCGTAGCCACGGCCCCAGCCAAACCCAAAACCGCGTCCCCAACCACGGCCAC includes these proteins:
- a CDS encoding NifB/NifX family molybdenum-iron cluster-binding protein encodes the protein MKIAISTDGNFVSPHFGRCPSFTIVEIEGDKLVKKEVIDNPGHHPGFLPQFLQERGVEYIIAGGMGGRATGLFADAGIKTILGVTGNVDNVIDEILKGTLKGGESLCRPGSGKGYGLDKTECEHNP
- a CDS encoding DUF5320 domain-containing protein; the protein is MPGGDGTGPLGMGPMTGRAAGFCAGYPGPGYANPIPGRGGFGFGRGWGRGWFGGGRGRGWGRGFGFGWGRGYGAGFYGVPYEGSYYGAPYGAPYGAPYGNPYGSEMNPQQEADMLKEQAKAMQEELQSINERISTLEEAATEEKK